In a genomic window of Erinaceus europaeus chromosome 12, mEriEur2.1, whole genome shotgun sequence:
- the LOC132541699 gene encoding large ribosomal subunit protein eL39-like: MSSHKTFRIKRLLAKKQKQNRPIPQWIRMKTGNKIRYNSKRKHWRRTKLSL, from the coding sequence ATGTCTTCCCACAAGACTTTCAGAATCAAGCGCTTGCTGGCTAAGAAGCAAAAGCAGAACCGTCCTATTCCTCAGTGGATTCGGATGAAAACTGGCAATAAGATCAGGTACAACTCCAAGAGGAAACACTGGAGAAGAACAAAGCTGAGTCTATAA